A region from the Patescibacteria group bacterium genome encodes:
- a CDS encoding DEAD/DEAH box helicase family protein translates to MNTKAQAIKNRLSLRKPQADSLEILEKLADVLELKKDADVVSELSKVRALYPTCADFERDFPSVCFSLATGVGKTRLMGAFISYLYAAKGVKNYFVLAPNLTIYNKLIDDLSNPRSPKYVFRGISDFAITAPRIITGDNYAEARQSTLFKESVKINIFNISKINSEVRGGKEPRIKRLSEYLGESYFNYLSELPDLVLLMDESHHYRADSGLRAINELKPILGLELTATPIDTKGVKFKNVVFDYPLARALQDGFVKEPAVATRRDFNPDQYRNDPKELDLIKLEDGVRIHEDTKVALDIYARDSGNRLVRPFVLVVARDTDHAKEIRGLIESDRFFEGRYTGKVMEIHSNQRGEEKEENVQRLIDLEKPENPIEIVVHVNMLKEGWDVTNLYTIIPLRAANSQILTEQTIGRGLRLPYGARTGVEKVDKLTIIAHDRFQSIVDAANDPNSIIRQENIIEIDPDALPEAQEVITASSVMEEALALKRTEIATIVNEADRQKAGLVLEAEQLITEAVSTLGASIKNINDLKSDEIRKLAFEKMITSIESNPQQNLFKTAIVEAAKQEYESIVSELIEKTIPIPRVLIQQKHDVKSGFKDFDLDVAGLNYQPVSEEIIRRTLRTNESEVLQSDSSGVARDIPENILVNELINYPEVDYDRESELLYKLARQAIAKLGNGRNAEDLENIILYHKREIGKYIYAQLQQRFYLESSGFEEPLVYPFDRIKPHNFSKYTADSVHHYTETITPTNIIPSKVFGGFKKACHNLYKFDSKAEKDFATILEKDTDVLRWLRPADSQFELYWKYNSKRYHPDFVVETADTIFMVEIKAERDIDDAEVQEKAEAGKKYCEAATTFNLANGGKKWTYVLIPHTAVAPNMSLKGLCK, encoded by the coding sequence ATGAATACTAAAGCACAAGCAATCAAAAATAGGTTAAGCCTCCGCAAGCCACAAGCGGATAGTTTGGAAATTCTAGAAAAACTAGCGGATGTTTTGGAGTTGAAAAAGGACGCAGATGTAGTCAGCGAGCTTTCCAAAGTGCGAGCCTTGTATCCAACATGCGCTGATTTTGAACGAGACTTTCCATCAGTTTGTTTTTCTTTGGCAACAGGTGTCGGCAAGACTCGGCTTATGGGTGCATTTATTTCCTATCTCTATGCCGCCAAAGGTGTAAAGAATTATTTTGTATTGGCTCCCAACCTTACCATTTACAACAAGCTCATCGATGATCTCTCAAATCCGCGAAGCCCTAAGTATGTTTTTCGTGGCATAAGTGATTTTGCCATAACAGCACCACGAATCATTACCGGTGATAACTATGCCGAAGCTCGCCAAAGCACTTTGTTTAAGGAGTCAGTAAAGATAAACATTTTCAATATCTCGAAGATCAATTCTGAAGTCCGTGGAGGCAAGGAGCCGAGGATCAAACGTCTTTCGGAATACCTTGGCGAGTCATATTTCAATTATCTTTCCGAATTGCCAGACCTCGTACTTTTGATGGACGAGTCGCACCACTATCGAGCTGATTCTGGACTCCGAGCAATCAATGAGCTCAAGCCAATTTTGGGTCTTGAACTCACCGCAACGCCAATCGATACTAAGGGCGTTAAATTTAAGAATGTTGTTTTTGATTATCCGCTTGCTCGAGCACTACAAGACGGTTTCGTAAAAGAACCGGCAGTCGCTACACGCCGCGATTTCAACCCTGACCAGTATCGCAACGATCCGAAAGAACTTGATCTTATAAAGCTTGAGGACGGAGTGCGTATTCACGAAGACACCAAGGTGGCTTTGGATATTTACGCTCGAGATAGCGGTAATCGTTTGGTTAGGCCGTTCGTGTTAGTTGTCGCTCGAGATACCGATCACGCCAAAGAGATTCGTGGCTTGATTGAGTCGGACCGGTTCTTTGAAGGCCGGTATACCGGCAAGGTGATGGAGATTCATTCAAACCAGCGCGGTGAAGAAAAAGAGGAAAATGTACAGAGGCTCATTGATCTGGAAAAGCCGGAAAACCCGATTGAGATTGTTGTACATGTAAATATGCTCAAAGAGGGTTGGGACGTTACTAATCTCTACACCATTATTCCTTTGCGTGCGGCCAACTCCCAGATTCTTACCGAGCAGACCATCGGCCGTGGTTTGCGATTGCCTTATGGCGCACGGACCGGCGTTGAAAAGGTAGACAAGCTCACCATCATCGCTCACGATCGTTTTCAGTCCATCGTGGATGCGGCCAATGATCCAAACTCTATAATCCGACAGGAGAATATCATCGAGATTGATCCGGATGCGTTGCCGGAGGCGCAGGAGGTTATTACTGCTTCCTCGGTAATGGAAGAGGCACTAGCTCTCAAACGCACGGAGATTGCGACTATTGTAAATGAGGCGGATCGCCAAAAAGCGGGCTTGGTTTTAGAGGCCGAACAACTGATCACTGAAGCAGTCAGCACCCTCGGCGCGAGTATTAAAAATATCAATGACTTAAAGAGCGATGAGATTCGTAAACTGGCCTTTGAGAAGATGATCACGAGTATTGAAAGTAACCCCCAGCAAAATTTGTTTAAGACGGCTATTGTAGAAGCGGCGAAGCAGGAGTATGAGTCTATTGTTTCTGAGTTGATTGAAAAGACCATTCCGATTCCACGTGTCCTCATTCAACAAAAACATGACGTAAAATCCGGCTTTAAGGATTTTGATCTTGATGTCGCTGGTCTTAATTATCAACCGGTATCCGAAGAGATTATTCGCCGGACACTACGCACCAATGAGAGCGAAGTCTTGCAAAGCGACAGTTCCGGAGTGGCGCGTGATATTCCGGAGAATATTTTAGTAAACGAGCTAATCAACTATCCGGAAGTAGATTATGACCGTGAGTCCGAGCTCTTATACAAACTAGCTCGACAGGCTATCGCCAAGCTTGGTAATGGACGAAACGCTGAAGATTTGGAAAACATCATCCTCTACCACAAACGAGAAATCGGTAAGTATATTTATGCACAATTACAGCAACGCTTCTATTTGGAGAGTTCCGGTTTTGAGGAGCCACTGGTCTATCCATTCGATCGGATAAAGCCCCACAACTTTTCCAAATATACGGCGGACAGCGTGCATCACTACACCGAGACCATCACGCCAACAAATATTATTCCTTCAAAAGTATTCGGTGGCTTCAAAAAAGCTTGTCATAACCTATATAAGTTTGATTCAAAAGCAGAGAAAGATTTTGCTACGATCCTAGAGAAAGATACCGATGTTTTGAGATGGCTCCGACCAGCCGACTCCCAATTCGAGCTGTATTGGAAGTACAACTCAAAACGCTATCATCCGGACTTCGTGGTCGAGACAGCAGATACGATCTTTATGGTTGAAATTAAAGCCGAAAGAGATATCGATGACGCAGAAGTTCAGGAGAAAGCCGAAGCTGGCAAGAAATACTGCGAGGCCGCTACCACATTTAACCTAGCTAATGGCGGTAAAAAGTGGACTTATGTTCTTATCCCGCATACAGCTGTCGCGCCGAACATGAGTTTGAAAGGGCTATGCAAGTAA
- a CDS encoding NAD(P)H-dependent oxidoreductase: protein MNTPEQILSAFNFRHACKEFNPHKKISKPDFNVILEAARLSPSSFGFEPWKFLILQNPDLREKIRPVCWGAQKQLPTASHFVIILARTGADMSYDSDYIKSTMAEVQKSPPEIIETRINRLKKFQQTDFNLNNETSLFDWASKQAYIALSNMMTAAALLKIDSCPIEGFNREKLEQILVDEKILDKQHFGVTCLVAFGYRAEPPKKPRTRRSLDKITDWFN from the coding sequence ATGAACACTCCAGAACAAATTCTATCAGCTTTTAATTTTCGGCACGCCTGCAAGGAATTTAATCCCCATAAAAAAATTTCTAAGCCAGATTTTAATGTTATTTTAGAAGCGGCCCGATTATCGCCCAGCTCTTTTGGTTTTGAGCCTTGGAAATTCCTAATACTGCAAAATCCAGACTTAAGGGAAAAAATAAGGCCAGTCTGCTGGGGCGCGCAAAAACAGCTACCTACGGCCAGCCATTTTGTTATAATTCTAGCCAGAACCGGCGCCGACATGTCCTATGATTCTGATTATATAAAATCTACTATGGCTGAAGTGCAAAAAAGTCCGCCCGAAATAATTGAGACCAGAATTAACCGACTTAAAAAATTTCAACAAACAGATTTTAATTTGAACAATGAAACTTCTCTGTTTGATTGGGCTAGTAAACAGGCTTACATAGCGCTTAGCAATATGATGACGGCGGCCGCCCTACTAAAAATTGATTCCTGTCCCATAGAAGGCTTTAATCGGGAGAAATTAGAACAAATACTGGTTGATGAAAAAATACTAGACAAACAACATTTTGGCGTGACTTGCTTGGTAGCTTTTGGTTACCGGGCCGAACCACCTAAAAAACCAAGAACCAGACGATCTTTGGATAAAATTACTGATTGGTTTAATTAA
- a CDS encoding NAD(P)/FAD-dependent oxidoreductase, whose translation MVQVLHMKIVIIGGGAAGLMAMATILEQNSDVQVTLVERNDSLGKKVIISGGGRCNVTTGLEDVKSLLTKYPRGGKFLLSAMHQWPPQATKDWFIKRGVPLKTEADLRVFPVSDNGQDIVKVFEQLFTQRQATVLLKASVIKVVKQDKRFAVYLKGQIEPLLADKLIITTGGQAYRQTGSTGDGYAFALALGHTISQLAPSLNAFQTQETWPATLAGLSFKSVKLTVQTKKVLSFTGPFLFTHQGLSGPAVFALSSLTAWENYNAQAPLNIKIDFFPEQTREELISKIKTANLAGAKKNFYNILSLLVSKSLIEVMASQFNWPPNKHAGEISKKELVVVATWLKGLPLKVIRRGAGDEFVTAGGVNLKEVNPSTMESRLCPGLYFAGEILDVDGFTGGFNLQASWATGRLAGTASSA comes from the coding sequence ATGGTACAAGTACTGCATATGAAAATAGTTATTATTGGTGGTGGCGCCGCCGGCTTAATGGCCATGGCCACGATATTAGAACAAAACTCCGACGTTCAAGTAACTTTAGTGGAGCGCAATGATAGTTTGGGTAAAAAAGTTATTATTTCCGGTGGCGGTCGTTGTAATGTGACTACCGGTTTGGAAGATGTAAAAAGTTTGCTGACTAAATATCCTCGGGGTGGCAAGTTTTTATTGTCAGCTATGCATCAGTGGCCGCCTCAGGCTACTAAGGATTGGTTTATTAAGCGGGGTGTGCCTTTAAAAACAGAAGCAGATTTAAGAGTTTTCCCCGTATCCGATAACGGCCAAGATATAGTAAAAGTTTTTGAACAATTATTTACACAACGTCAGGCTACAGTACTGCTTAAAGCTAGTGTGATTAAAGTAGTTAAACAAGATAAACGATTTGCTGTTTATCTTAAAGGTCAAATTGAACCCTTGTTGGCTGATAAATTAATTATTACTACTGGTGGGCAGGCTTATCGCCAAACTGGTTCGACTGGTGATGGTTATGCTTTTGCTTTAGCTTTGGGGCATACCATTAGTCAATTAGCCCCCAGTTTAAACGCTTTTCAGACCCAGGAAACTTGGCCAGCTACTTTGGCTGGTTTATCTTTTAAATCAGTTAAACTAACAGTCCAGACAAAAAAGGTTTTAAGTTTTACCGGACCATTTTTATTTACCCATCAAGGTCTTAGCGGGCCGGCAGTTTTTGCCTTGTCCTCTTTGACTGCTTGGGAAAATTATAATGCGCAAGCGCCGCTTAATATTAAAATTGATTTTTTTCCCGAACAAACAAGAGAAGAGTTAATAAGCAAAATTAAAACCGCTAATTTAGCTGGCGCGAAAAAGAATTTTTATAATATTTTAAGTTTGTTGGTGTCAAAATCTTTAATTGAGGTTATGGCCAGTCAATTTAATTGGCCACCTAACAAACATGCTGGGGAAATAAGCAAAAAAGAATTAGTTGTAGTAGCCACTTGGTTAAAAGGTTTACCACTTAAAGTAATTCGGCGGGGCGCTGGGGACGAATTTGTAACAGCCGGCGGAGTTAACCTTAAAGAAGTTAATCCCAGCACTATGGAATCACGTTTATGTCCGGGGCTGTATTTTGCTGGGGAAATTTTGGATGTGGACGGGTTTACCGGCGGCTTTAACTTACAGGCTTCTTGGGCTACTGGGCGGCTGGCTGGTACAGCCAGCAGTGCCTAA
- a CDS encoding tryptophan-rich sensory protein, with protein MKINNTFKLIIAIVVSELAGIIGSVFTTPSIAGWYAGIVKPALNPPAWVFGPVWTTLFALMGIAAFLVWKKGLDRRDVKIALGIFLGQLVLNTIWSIIFFGLHSPGGALIEIVFLWLAILATIVAFYKISRPAAWLLVPYILWVSFAGYLNFSIWQLNSPADSGQVACTQEAKLCPDGSYVGRTGPKCEFAACPGGNNDLWKTATSNGITFQYPETLLTTYINTQDWPPQVQVLNEPFTCTEAGEETARAGQTMKRMVDDRTYCVTKESEGAAGSVYTNYAYAFPSTDKTIIFTFSLRAVQCANYDDPQKTACENERSAFDLDSTVDRMARSIKFR; from the coding sequence ATGAAAATCAACAACACATTCAAACTCATCATCGCCATTGTCGTATCCGAGCTCGCCGGTATTATCGGCTCGGTGTTCACCACTCCATCCATTGCCGGTTGGTATGCTGGGATCGTCAAACCGGCTCTTAATCCTCCAGCGTGGGTGTTCGGACCGGTCTGGACGACACTCTTTGCGCTTATGGGCATCGCGGCCTTTCTCGTCTGGAAGAAAGGGCTGGATCGCAGAGATGTAAAAATCGCTCTTGGCATATTCCTCGGCCAGCTGGTGCTCAATACCATTTGGTCAATTATCTTTTTCGGTCTGCATAGTCCCGGTGGTGCGCTTATCGAGATCGTATTCCTCTGGCTCGCCATTCTCGCCACGATCGTTGCGTTTTATAAAATCTCCCGTCCGGCCGCATGGCTCCTTGTGCCCTACATTCTTTGGGTAAGCTTCGCCGGATATCTTAATTTCTCAATCTGGCAACTTAATTCTCCCGCAGATTCGGGACAAGTTGCATGTACTCAAGAGGCCAAGCTTTGTCCGGATGGATCGTATGTCGGCCGTACCGGACCCAAGTGCGAATTCGCCGCGTGTCCGGGAGGAAATAATGATCTTTGGAAGACTGCAACTAGCAATGGCATAACGTTCCAGTATCCGGAGACTTTGCTCACTACATACATCAACACGCAGGACTGGCCTCCGCAGGTTCAGGTTTTGAATGAGCCGTTTACTTGCACCGAAGCAGGAGAAGAAACTGCTCGGGCAGGACAGACCATGAAGCGAATGGTGGATGACAGGACATATTGCGTGACCAAAGAAAGCGAAGGTGCGGCTGGCAGTGTTTACACTAACTACGCGTATGCTTTTCCGAGCACTGACAAGACAATCATTTTCACATTCAGCTTGCGAGCCGTGCAGTGTGCAAATTACGACGATCCGCAAAAGACCGCCTGCGAAAATGAGCGATCAGCGTTTGATTTGGATAGCACTGTTGATCGGATGGCGAGAAGCATAAAATTTCGATAA
- a CDS encoding ATP-binding cassette domain-containing protein has protein sequence MSNNNVILRFDEVSFAYNETKIVLNEASFTVRNGSRVALMGQNGAGKTSLFNLILKQAQPTSGGIFLTPKDISVGIAKQVIAPELLDLTVREYYATTFVDVPYNLNKHIAKVLDAVQLKTDLEKKLRHHSGGQQARLLLAYSLLQDPDILLLDEPTNNLDQAGIDHLTGFLMTYQKTVIVISHDADFLNSFTDNVLYLDVNTHKVEQYAGTYLDVVQEIGLRLERERRQNARAEAEIKKQVAQAEVFAHKGGKLRLVAKKMRLAAAEAKENMVEVRQEDKTIRPFIIPVQSFPSDFNGKILELNQISLIKAGETEHHETNLVLRRDSHLLIAGPNGIGKTSFLQKLALGTAPGTTLNKDTRLGYYRQDFSTLDFEQTAYDSLLTAMAKPDEHTLRSTAAGFLLDGKILNNQIKNLSEGQKGLLSLARLVLIRPGLLLLDEPTNHINFRHLPIIAQALDKYQGALILVSHIPEFVSQIRIDETLDLGSL, from the coding sequence ATGTCCAATAACAATGTAATCCTTAGATTTGACGAAGTAAGCTTTGCTTATAACGAAACCAAAATCGTTTTAAATGAGGCCAGTTTTACCGTGCGTAATGGCTCCAGAGTCGCCCTAATGGGCCAAAACGGTGCGGGTAAAACCTCTTTATTTAACCTTATTTTAAAACAGGCCCAACCTACTAGCGGTGGAATTTTTTTAACACCTAAAGATATTTCCGTGGGTATAGCCAAACAAGTAATCGCCCCCGAACTTTTAGATTTAACCGTACGAGAATATTACGCCACCACTTTTGTAGACGTACCTTATAACCTTAACAAGCATATTGCTAAGGTTTTGGACGCCGTACAACTTAAAACTGATTTAGAAAAAAAATTACGCCACCATTCTGGTGGCCAACAAGCCAGATTATTATTAGCCTATTCCCTACTGCAAGATCCAGATATTTTGCTGTTGGATGAGCCAACGAATAATTTAGATCAGGCGGGCATTGATCATCTGACAGGTTTTTTAATGACTTACCAAAAAACTGTTATAGTAATTTCGCATGATGCCGACTTTTTAAACTCCTTTACCGATAATGTACTTTATTTGGATGTTAACACCCATAAAGTAGAACAATACGCCGGTACTTACCTAGATGTAGTGCAAGAAATTGGCCTACGTTTAGAACGTGAACGCCGGCAAAATGCCCGGGCCGAAGCGGAAATAAAAAAACAAGTCGCCCAAGCTGAAGTTTTTGCCCACAAAGGTGGCAAACTAAGATTAGTGGCTAAAAAAATGCGTCTGGCCGCGGCCGAAGCCAAAGAAAACATGGTGGAAGTACGTCAAGAAGATAAAACCATCCGGCCTTTTATAATACCAGTACAAAGTTTTCCTTCGGATTTTAATGGTAAAATTCTCGAACTTAACCAGATTAGCCTAATTAAAGCTGGAGAAACCGAACACCACGAAACTAATTTAGTTTTAAGACGTGATTCTCACCTATTAATCGCCGGCCCCAATGGTATTGGCAAAACTTCTTTTTTACAAAAACTAGCCTTAGGTACGGCACCGGGTACCACCCTAAATAAAGACACTCGTTTAGGTTATTATCGTCAAGATTTTTCTACTCTTGATTTTGAACAAACTGCCTACGACAGCTTGCTAACAGCTATGGCCAAACCAGATGAACATACCTTACGTTCTACCGCCGCCGGTTTTTTATTAGATGGCAAAATATTAAATAATCAAATTAAAAATTTATCCGAAGGTCAAAAAGGTTTATTATCCTTAGCCAGATTAGTTTTAATTAGGCCGGGCTTATTACTTTTGGACGAACCAACCAATCACATAAATTTTAGACATTTACCAATTATTGCCCAAGCTTTGGATAAATACCAAGGGGCTCTTATTTTAGTAAGCCATATTCCGGAATTTGTTAGCCAAATCCGTATAGATGAAACTTTAGACTTGGGTAGTTTGTAG